TTTTATAGCTACAGACCGGCCATCTCCGAGAACAGTTCGGTATACTGCACCGAACCCGCCACGACCAAGCTCGCAATCCTTGTTTAATAACGCGTGTGCGCCTGTGCTGAAATCAGGTTCGCCGGAGAACATAACTAGCTTGCCGGAGTGTGTGTCGGTGGTGTGTGAGCTGCTGAAGTCGCCGCCTGATAATGGTACGGCGGCTGCTGATCTGGACATGGTGGAACGGACTCGAAGGTTGAGAACCGTGATGAAAATGATTCCAATGATGATCACAGCGGCTGCACCGATGGCGATAAGAGCTGAAATGCTGAGGAGTATCTTTTTGTGACCGAGGGTTTGAGGGACCGAGTCAGGGTCTGTGCCGGTTGAGTTTGGGTTGAGTACGATTGGTTTAGGAAGGACGGTTGGGCAGCTTTTGTTCGCTGCAGCGCCGCAAAGAGTTGGGTTGTTGGATACAGAGGATGGAGAAATGGTGTTGAAGAATGCACCGGCGGGTAGTTCACCTTGAAGTTGATTGTGTGAAACGTTGAATGTAACGAGATGGACGAGGTTTTCTAATGACTTCGGTAGGGTGCCGGTGAGTTTGTTAAAAGACAAATCTACATGTTCAAGAGCAACAAGTTTCGACATTGATACTGGAAGTTGACCCGATAGATTGTTTCGCGATAATATCCTGCAGAAAGCCTAATTTAGATCACGAAAATACAAAAAAgtagggctgttcatgagccgagccgagccaggacaagctcgggctcggctcgattataaaccgagctggctcggctcggatttgaaaccgagctgaaaatctaagctcgggctcggcttggttttaaaccgagctagctcggctcggcttggtttggctcgattttattaaaaaaaactaatatatacctcttaaaatttaatagcctaaaatattattcaataatttaaaagaatatattcaaaataagttcaacctaatacaattcaaaccaaaatcaagtttaacaacgcaaaataagttttaatttcaataaaatacaatattagttcattagtatggtaatcaatcttcaaatatgccataaatatcaaattacaaatctatatacatgtaaataataatcagtttttttgtaatatattataatgtatataaaattaaaacttattataagtaaaataattcgagctaaaccgagccgagctacaaagcgagccgaaccgagccagccgagccgagctaggctcactttctaaccgagccgagccggctcggctcacttttaaACCAAGCCAAATcaagcgagctttttccgagctaaatccgagcgagcttcgagcgagctccgagccgcgagctttttgaacagccctaCAAAAAAGTAAAGAAAAAATGAAACATGTAATAACAAAAAGAGAATCTTACAGAGACGTGAGGGACGAACAGGTTCCGATTGAACTTGGAATGCTTCCATTCAACTGGTTTTCGCTCAAATCAAGACTGTTTAAAGCCTTTAGCTTTCCAACAGTTTCCGGGATTCCACCCGTTAGTGAATTCTTAGACATGTTTAAGACTCTCAAGCTGGTAAATCTCCCAATATCGGATGGGATTTCACCCGATAATTCGTTGTGTGACACGTCAAGAACTTGAAGATTCTGGTGCGAGACGTCAATGGATAAATCAACAGCACCGTTAATGCTTCCGGTCAGCTTATTTTCCGAAAACAGAACAGCTTGCAGCCCTAACTGAAATACCCAAGTAGGAATGAACCCCGTTAACGAATTCCGACTCGCATCCAAGATCTGAATGTTTTCGCAATTGATCATGGAAGCAGGCAAGCTCCCGGTAAAGCCATTGTCGGAAATATTCAGTATTCTCAACGACTGAATATTACCAATCGCGTCCGGTACTGCACCCGAGAACATATTCTTCGAGAGATCAACGGTTTGAAGCCGTCCCAGTTCGCCTATCCATTCCGTAATCTCCCCAGTGAACAAATTGCTACGAAAATTTAAATTATCGCACAACGAAAGCTTCTGCAATGTGGTTGGTAAACTCCCGGAAAACGAATTCTCACTCAAGTCGACCGATCTCAAAAGCGCACACGCACCAATTTCGTCAGGAACCGGACCAGTAAACTGGTTCTTTCTCAACTTAATTTCCCTCAGGTTATATAACCCTCCGATTTCTTTCGGGATCTCACCCTCCAAAAGATTATCCGACACATCAAGTGATCTTAGCCCATTCAAAGACCAGATACCAGAAGGCAAAATACCCGAAAACTGATTGGATGAAAAGTTAAGAACACCAAGAGAAGAACAAGAAACCAAACTATCCGGAACCCGACCCGAGAACTTATTATTCGCTAAAGAAATCGACCGCAACGAACCACATTGCTCGAAAAAATCATCAGGAACAGGTCCAGAAAAGCTATTTTCACTCAAATCAATCACTCTAAGGTTAGTAAGCTGACCAATATTAACCCCAATGGTTCCGGTAAGATTGTTTCTAGCCAATGACAACTTACTAAGAAACTTCAACTGCATCAACCCTCTACCCATTTTTCCAGATAACCCAAACCCATCAAGAACAAGTGCAGACACTCTGTTAGATCTAGGGTTACACTTAACACCTTCCCATTTACAAGGACTGTCATCATCTTCATTCCATGAAGATAATTTGTTTTCGGGATCTTGAAGGTCTGCCTTGAATACAATCAAGCCCAAAACATCGTCGTCTAGAGTTGGGTTCAGTGATTTCACCACAATGATATGAAGATATAGCAAAATTAAACAAATACCAACCACTTTTCTCATCTCAAAATGTTGAAATTAGACAGTAATTGTTTAAAATACCATACAAATTCACTGCATTTTTAGTGAGGCTAACTGAATGCAATGATGAAATTGAACTTTAAACGGAAAAGAATAACAGTGGGGGAGATAAACAGTAAAGCCGGTAGTGAAATTACCGGAGTAAATGTgtggaggtttttttttttaccgGAGGAGTTAACGGTGACGGAGGATGGGAGGATTCCGGCGGCCGTGAGGCTTTAATGTGAAGAGAAGATTGGATTTGTTTGGATAAATAGTAAAACCGGTAGTGAAATTACCGGAGTAAATGTGAAGGGTTATTTTTTACCGGAGGAGTTAACGGTGACGGAGGATGGGAGGATTCCGGCGGCCGTGAGGATTAATTGTGAAGAGAAGACTGGTGTTGTTTAACTTCTTTTTGGACAGCGAGAAAACAGGCTTTATTTAAGCAAAGGGATTAAGGAGGGAGAGGGTGTGGTCCCTACATGTTTTGAGATGGACACGTGTCTGGAGGTTAGTGGGTGAGTGTGAGTTGTCGTACACGTTGGCATGGACGACGTCTGTGTTGTTAACTTTTAAGGGGTTTTGTGTAAACTTAGAAAAGATAAGGGGTTCAAGCAAAGTACATTTATCTGTCGTCTCAAAATATCTTAACTTGGATCAAATATTCCACAATATTGCAATAATTTGTTGTGATTTTCTTAGCGATAATATACAGAGATCAccaaatatataattttttttttgtaaagatCACGAAAATATAAAAAACAATCGTACAAAATATATACCttatattatttgtatatttttttacaataaaATATTGTAACGTTTTTAAAAGTACAATAATTTAAATATGTTATATGTTGAGCCTTCATTAAAAAGATGATGGTGTCAAAATATAAGAGAAGAGTGAATCAACCGATAATACTAAGTTCGTGTTGGGAGATATGGAAGGTTTGAAATAAACTTATTTTTTTCTTGCAAACGTATCGTCATCAACAAGATCTTCAGCGAAATACAAACGTCTTTCCTTTGGGCGAAGCATAGGGCAAAACGGAATAACTTGGAGTGGCGAAATTAGATAACTTTTAATATAGTCGAGTAATGTATCATTGTTAGGTGAAATATGGGTGATCGTGTATAATGTACCGGTCTAGTGTCTTGCTTAACCAAACATAGTATACAATTTGATGATGAATAAAATGTcgtttgccgttaaaaaaaatgttgagaCTTCATCAAATATGGTTTAtaagttaaattaaaaaaaaaaaaaaaacaagttgaCAACCAAATTGTATTGCAAAGGCTTTCAAAAACAGATTTTGTGTTATGTTTATGTAAGTATTATATTATTAAGACCATAAAAGTACTCAGTAGTGTTTAGCTTTAATTCACAATGTATTTATTGCGTTTctatatttagttttttttttgaatggcgtttctatatttatttatgttaCGGTTGTCTCAAAAACAGTATAGTTGTCTCAATTATCATCACTCAATATTCATTGTGCTCCATTAAAAAGTCATAAAATTCAGACTATATcggtttcgttaaaaggtcatATTTTGACTGCAATGTTTCTTTAGCCAACAATCAGAACTCACTATTATTGTCATTAGTCATACTCGTTTAAAAATAAAATGTGCATAGAGCATGATAGTAATAATTTTTTTCGATCACTATGAATCAACCACAAACGACCCTTTCACTCTCTATCTTTTATTTCTATGGTAGTCCGTAACCACATGCATATGCTATCGACTCAAGAGTGACGTCCTCGTGTCTTCGTCACCACATGGAAACCATGTTGACCCACCGAAGTTCGTAGTATCTCCATTGTATGTTCAGGCACCTCTCCTTCGTCAAATCATCTCATTtcatcttgtttttttttttataaagaatcatatttagttagttttactTTCTTAAGTTTAGTTTATATTCTTTTATATCAAAATACAAACATAAACATATTCTTCATAATTTTATGAAAAATATTTATATCTTACTGTGCTATATATAAACTAGAAGAAAATTATTTGACTTGATTAAAGTTAAATCACACTAGATTCGATTGCTATTTTTCTTAGGATAAACTATTTTTCAATTATACAAATCGCCACTGTATACAAGGGAAGAGCACActtctttttctttctagcaTTTGTTGAAAGTAGGCGTATCTTTGATGGTCCCCTTATCGTCAGTGAAGTTATTGCTTGGGCTAAACGTAATAAAGAAAAGATCTTGATCTTTAAGATCAAGTTTGAAAAAGCTTATAATTCCATAAGTTAAAATTTTCTATTAAAAAATTTCGAGTGCACGGGAATTCTAGAAAGGTGGAGGAAGTGGATTAAAGGGCGCCTTACATTAGGGATGAGCATTTCAATACTGGTACCGAAAAGTACATGTACCAGTACCTCACCTTACTGATCGAGTTTCGGTACCAATTCGATATCCACTTTTTGGCGTTTATGGTTCAGGTGGCGTATGGA
Above is a window of Helianthus annuus cultivar XRQ/B chromosome 14, HanXRQr2.0-SUNRISE, whole genome shotgun sequence DNA encoding:
- the LOC110904975 gene encoding probable LRR receptor-like serine/threonine-protein kinase IRK → MRKVVGICLILLYLHIIVVKSLNPTLDDDVLGLIVFKADLQDPENKLSSWNEDDDSPCKWEGVKCNPRSNRVSALVLDGFGLSGKMGRGLMQLKFLSKLSLARNNLTGTIGVNIGQLTNLRVIDLSENSFSGPVPDDFFEQCGSLRSISLANNKFSGRVPDSLVSCSSLGVLNFSSNQFSGILPSGIWSLNGLRSLDVSDNLLEGEIPKEIGGLYNLREIKLRKNQFTGPVPDEIGACALLRSVDLSENSFSGSLPTTLQKLSLCDNLNFRSNLFTGEITEWIGELGRLQTVDLSKNMFSGAVPDAIGNIQSLRILNISDNGFTGSLPASMINCENIQILDASRNSLTGFIPTWVFQLGLQAVLFSENKLTGSINGAVDLSIDVSHQNLQVLDVSHNELSGEIPSDIGRFTSLRVLNMSKNSLTGGIPETVGKLKALNSLDLSENQLNGSIPSSIGTCSSLTSLILSRNNLSGQLPVSMSKLVALEHVDLSFNKLTGTLPKSLENLVHLVTFNVSHNQLQGELPAGAFFNTISPSSVSNNPTLCGAAANKSCPTVLPKPIVLNPNSTGTDPDSVPQTLGHKKILLSISALIAIGAAAVIIIGIIFITVLNLRVRSTMSRSAAAVPLSGGDFSSSHTTDTHSGKLVMFSGEPDFSTGAHALLNKDCELGRGGFGAVYRTVLGDGRSVAIKKLTVSSLVKSQEDFEREVKKLGKINHPNLVSLEGYYWTPSLQLLIYEYVSGGNLYRHLHESTTQDENIVNNRSSLTWNERFNIILGIAKSLAHLHHLNIIHYNLKSSNVLIDGLGEPKVADFGLARLLPMLDRYVLSSKIQSALGYMAPEFACKTVKITDKCDVYGFGVLVLEIITGKRPVEYMEDDVVILCDMVRGAVEEGRVDECIDERLQGKFPAEEVIPVVKLGLICTSQVPSNRPDMAEVINILGLIKCPESQEEYDNN